The stretch of DNA GCTATGCTTGTTGAATGAGCCTTCCCTGTCTTGCCGAACTGATGCCCAGATTGATGCACCCGCAGGTGCGAGATCTCGCCTGGGCGTTGCTCTCGCCGCCCCTGTTGAGCATCACACCGTCACCGCAGCGTCACCCACTCGCCGCGAGCCGCTGGGCATCCAGTCCAGGTGAGCTGGCGGACTGGCTGCTACTGCACGATGCCCAGCCTAGCGTGCTCCAGACATGGCTGGCGCAACACAGCATTCGCCGGTTGGGTCTGTACTACGAGCGTCTGTGGCAATTCGCGCTGGGCCAGGCACCGGACGTCGATCTACTGGTGGCCAACCTGCCCATTCGCCACGGTGGCCATACCTTGGGCGAGCTGGATCTAGTGATTCACGACGCGGACGGCGTCCATCACCTGGAACTTGCGGTTAAGTTCTACCTGGGCCTGGAATCCGGCGATCGACGCAAGCACGACCATTGGTTGGGGCCCGGCAGCCATGATCGGTTGGATATCAAGTTACAGCGATTGTGCGACCACCAATTGCAGCTCTCATCGAGTTCACACGCTAAGGCGCTGCTCGCCGAACTGACCTGTCGAGAAATCAACAGCGCGCTCTGGCTCGGTGGTTACCTCTTCCAACCCTGGTCGACCGGATGCGAAGCACCCGCAGGCGCCAACCCCCTGCACCTCGGCGGGCGCTGGATGCGGCAGCGTGACTGGGCGGGCGCGAGCGCAACTCGCAGCGCAGCAAGGTGGCAGCCGTTACCCCGGCAATCCTGGCTCGCACCGGCGATGCTGGATGATGACCATACCTGGCCAGCCGAGGATGTAGAGCAGTGGCTTGAAGACGGCGGCAAGCACGCGAGGCTGATGGCACGCGTCGAGCGGGCGCCACAAGGTGGCTGGGTCGAGCGCGAGCGCCTGTTCGTGGTACCCGACCAATGGCCAGAATGAACGGGGCCGCCATTGTTCATCAAATATTCATCTTCTCGTTGCACACTGTCGCGTCAACCGCGCTGACCTTCCCGGCCAGGAACAAATCGACCGATGCCATCGACACCGCTCGACTCACATTCACCCTCCAGCGCCTGGAGCATTTTCCTGGTGTTCCTGCGCCTCGGCTTGACCTCCTTTGGTGGCCCGGTGGCCCATCTTGGATATTTTCGAGATGAATTCGTCGGCCGTCGGCGTTGGCTGGACGAGGCGCGGTATGCCGACCTGGTTGCGCTTTGTCAGTTTCTGCCGGGGCCGGCGAGCAGCCAGGTCGGCATCGCTGTCGGTCTGTTGCGTGGCGGTTATGCCGGCTCGCTAGCCGCCTGGGCCGGTTTCACCCTCCCCTCTGCTCTGGCGCTAACACTGTTCGCCTTGGGCATCGCGAATTGGGGAGACGCCGTTCCGCCCGGGCTCCTGCATAGTCTGAAGATCGTTGCGGTTGCTGTAGTAGCCCAGGCCGTGTGGGGCATGGCCCGGAACCTCTGTACCGATGGCGCCCGTACGACCATCGCGGTGCTTACAGCATGTTTGGTGTTGCTCCTGCCCAACGCCTGGGCCCAGCTCGGTGCCATCGCACTGGCAGGATTGATCGGACGTTTGCTATTTCGCGCGGCAACGAAGCCACCCATTTCAACCATTCCGCCACCCGCACACCGAACGGTTGCTAGCCTCTCCCTACTGTTGTTCTTCGCACTGCTATTGGTGTTGCCAGCAATCGCCAGCGCCTCGACCAATCAATGGCTGGCACTGCTCGACACCTTCTATCGTGCTGGCGCACTGGTGTTTGGGGGTGGGCACGTGGTGCTGCCGCTGCTGCAGGCCGAAGTCGTGCCCAACGGCTGGGTGACCAACGACACCTTTCTCGCCGGCTACGGTGCCGCCCAAGCAGTACCGGGACCCTTGTTTACCTTCTCAGCCTTTCTCGGCGGCTCGATGAACAACGGCAGCGGCGGCGTGCTAAGCGCGGCCGTTTGCCTCGTTGCGGTATTTATCCCGTCATTTCTGCTGGTGTTTGGCGTCATGCCGTTCTGGGATCGGCTGCGGGCTACTCGTGACGTGCAGGCAGCGTTGGCCGGTGTAAATGCTGCGGTCGTCGGCCTGCTATTGGCGGCCTTGTACGACCCCGTCTGGACCAGCGCCATATTCAGCGCGACAGATTTTGCTCTGGCGCTAGTTGCCCTGGCCGCGTTAGCAGTGTGGAAACTACCGCCCTGGCTGGTGGTGTTAGCCGGCGGTATAGCGGGCTGGGCGCACACCGCGCTGCTCTGATGGACCTGTGCTTGATCTTAATCGCTACGTTCGATGCGCCCGCCGGAACGCGCCAGGTAACCACTGCCCTGTTCGCAAAGCAGCGCGGCATATTGTTCAGCCGTCAGTGCATCGAGGCCACCGCGCAAGGTATAGGCCGTAAAGCCCAACTGGGTTAACAGAAACACAGCACTGGCGCTGCGCTTGCCGCTGTCGCAGTAACACAGATAGATGCGATCCTGTTTTAACAATCTCGCCTTCAGCCGCAACAGATGCAACGGCATGTTAAGCGCCTGTAGCGCGTGGCCTCGTTGATATTCTTCCAGCAGCCTGACATCAAGCCATTGCGAACCCTGCGCGATCAGCTCGCTCGCTTGTGCAAGGTCCAGGTCGCGTACCACCGGCGCCTTCAGCAAGGCAATGAAATCATCACGTTTGAGGCGCAGCACGCACGCGTCTTCGAGCAGCGTGACGGTGGCGTTACGCGGGCGATCCGTCAGCAACGCCTCCTCACCGAAGCAGGCACCGACGCCCAGCTCCGCCACGACCTGGCCAACGTTGCCGTGGTCAATCATGACTTCTGCCCGCCCGCTTTTAAGGAAGTAGCAACAGTCGCCGGCATCGCCTTCATGCAGCAGCACGTGCCCAGCAGGCAGCTCGATTGCTTGCAGCTTGGCCAGCATGCTCCGCACGTTTTCCGGTGGCACCTTCGTAAACAGCGGGTTTTCCAGAAGCTCCTCAAGCCAATCGCTCAGCTCGCCTGCGGTAACAAGCTCGAGCAGCAAATCAGCATGGGCCTGGTGCCAGGAAAGCAGACGATCCAATTGGCTGCTATCAATCGCCAAAACGCTGGATGCTTCCAACGCGCGGACCTCGTTGAGCCGGTTGGAGGCGCTGAACGCATGCGAGCCCTCGGGCGATCCGGCCGCTATACGTCGTTGCACACCGTCCGCGGATTGCATACGCAGGGCACCGGTCAACAAGAAATAGCTGAGCCGCTCTGCTGACTCCGGATCAAACAGCAGATCGCCTGCGTGCAATTGTCGCGGGACTAATTGCTGGCGGAGCGTCTGTAGCCGGCGGGGTGACAGTGCGTTGAGTGGCGTCAGACTGCGCAGTTGATCGGGAAGCAGCGGCTTGTTCATCCATGTTTTCCAAATTCGGTAGGTCAGCGCAGCAGCTCTTCCAGCTGCGCCTGGGCGGCACGTCGACCCTGAAGACCGCCGGTATGCACGAAGACCAGCCGCGTGCCTTTGGTAAAATAACCGCCATCGACATAAAGGCGCAATGCCATCATTGCCTTAGCCGTATAGACCGGTTCCAGGGGCAGCCCAGTCATGCCCTCGGTCTCGACTATGAAACGCGCCAGTGACGGGTCAAACCGGCCGAAACCACCCCGACTCGCATCGATCAGCTGATAACTCGCGCCAGCTATACCGGCCTCGTTCAGCAGGCGCTGCACCTCCTGTGCAACGCCATGAGATTGCGGACCCGCCAGCGCGCCATACACCCGATGCGCCCCTTGTTGGGTTTCACCAATGATCAGCCCGGCCAACGTCGTCCCGGTTCCCGCCGCCAGCCACATCCCGTCGTAATCATCCCAGCCCAGACTGGGTAGCTGTTCCCGCACATGCGCCGCCAGGGGCGCACAGCCTAAGGCACCGGCAAGCCCTCCCCCGCCTTCGGGCACGCAGTAGTGGTGTGGATACTGCAGGCGCCACTGATCGAAAAAGCCCGGCCGGTGCCGTTCGCGATAGCCGCCATACCCCAGCCAATGGAGCTGCATACCGAAGCGTTGCAGATCGTCGACAGTCGCTGTCCTCTGCGGATGCCCGCGGAGCAAGCCGACACTGGACAACCCGAAGCGACTGGCGGCGGCCGCCAGTGCATGAAGATGATTGGAGTGGGGACCACCAAGGCTGAGAAGACCTGTCGCGCCTGCTAGCCGTGCAGCGTCGAGGTGATGTGAAAGCTTGAACCACTTATTTCCGGACAACTCCGGATCAATCAAATCCAGGCGCAGTACGGCGAGCCTGACGTCCGCGTGCCGGAGCCAGGGCAGATCCACGGGCTGCAGCGGCGCCGATCGCAAGTCTAACGTGAAGGTTTGGGATGACAAACGCGCTAACTGCCGGTACGCAGCCGATTCTGCGAGCGGTGCCTGGCACAGCAATTCGAGTGTCCGACCTGAAAGCGTCCGGGCGCTTCCACCTTGTCCAGCGGCATGTTGCAACGCTCGCCACTGGTCAATGTCGCCACGCAGGTTGGCTGCTGATAATGCTGCACCCACTGCCCGTACTGCTCCTCGGAAACCGAGCATTTTGCCGCTGCGTAGGCGATCGGATTGTGCTGATAACGCGCCATATCTGGAAGCGGGATGGTCAGGTGTCCCGCTCCCGGGTGATACGCCATAAAAGTTACGCCCAGCGCTGAAAGGCGTTCGAGTACTCGCTCGCCACTCTGCTCAGCAAGCGCATCACGTTGTTTTTGAAGCTGTTCTATCTCGGCCTGCAAATCGCTGTCCAGTTCATTGCGGTATGCCAGCTCCACATCGCGTATGGACACCTGCTCCTTGAGCTCGGCCACCGCTGCTGCGACTTGCCGTTGCAGCTCGTCATCGAACTGCGCGCGGGCCGCCTCTGCTTCGGTGCGACTATTCTGCTCCAGCGCTCGCAGTTGACGGCTCATCTCTTCGCGAGTCTTTTGAAAACCTTCAGCCTGAGCATTGAGCTGTGCACGCAACTCTTCAGCACTCTGGTCCTTGTGCTGCAGTTCACGGCGCAATTGGGCAATTTCGTCCTGCAGCTTGGTCTGCTGCTGTGCCGCCAGCTCGCGCAGTCTGTTGATGTCGGCTTCGCGCTGCTGCTCGAGGTTGGCGATGCGCAAACGCTGTTGCTTAATCAGTTGCGCCGCCTTGAGACGCTGTTCCTGCTCGAGCTTCTCAGCCCGCCGGGTAGCCACCTGCTTTGCAGGATCCGCCGCGTACCAGTTCTCTTCGGCGACCATTTGCAGTCGCTCGGTCGGTACCGTTTGCGGCATTTCTTCCTCGACCAGCAAGCCGAGCTGGTTGCGCTTCACTCGGTCGCGCAGCATGAGGAAGTGGTTTGTGCTCTGAGTCGTTTGTGGGTCCCAGAGGTGCATCTGATACCACGACACCGGACACTGGCTGCGGCAGGCCAGCCGAATAGGGCCCGCACCAAGATCGGGGCCGCGCCCGGTGCGCTCCGCCAGGCTACGCAGAGGGATATTCCAGCCGCTGTCCGCCGAACCGTCGTCGTTGAAATCAAGGTAAAAGAACACCGCTGCACGAATCTGCAGACGGGTATTGATCAGTAGATATGCGACCCGCATCTGCTGGTCCGCGAACTCGGGGACGTTCACCATGCCATCAAGCACGGCCTCAAATTCGGGATAGAGCATTTCCTTGCAGACGCCGCCATCATTGAAGAACAGTACGGCTTCAACCGTCTGCGGTTTAATCTGCATTGCTCGCACCCTCAACAGCTTGATCGGCCAGCGAATATATCCGAGACAGCAGGCGCTTCGGCGCCGCCATCGCGATGGTCGGCGCAAGTTTAGGGGAAAAATCAGAACCGGCGATGTGATTGGGTTGGCAGCGAGCCGGCCGTTGGCAAACGCACCGATGCGCAGCCAGAAAACTGTGACGGGGTTGGGGAACTGTTCAGCGCTTCAACGCGGCAAGCTGCGGCCCCAGCCGGAGGCCCATTTCCTCACCGAGCGCCTGCAACCCGCTCAATGGTCGCACCATGACCTCGAAGTCGGTTATCAGTCCGGCTTCATCGAAGCGAATCATGTCGATGCCCTTGAGGTGTCGCTCCCCCACCCGTGCGCTGAACTCCAGCACGGCATTCAAGCCGTCGGCGCTGGCCAGCTCGCGGTGATAGGCGAAGTCTTCGAATACCGTCATCACGGTCGTGAGGATCAGATTGACTGCCGCAGCGCTCTCGTAGGGTTTGAACGCCATCGGGGAGCGAAACACAGCTTGAGGGTGAAGCAATTCTGGTAGACCGCTGAGGTCACGGGCTTCAATCATCCGATGCCAGCGCTGCAACGTGGCGGCGGCGCTCGGCTGCAGGGGCGGAGAAACGTTCATGCAGGCGTCCTTATAGAGCGTCAAGGAACGCCCCGCTCGAAGCGGGGCCTGTGTTTTAGATCTCGGCAGCGAGGCGCGAGCCCTGATTAATCGCCCGCTTGGCATCCAGCTCTGCGGCAACATCCGCGCCACCAATCAGATGCACCCTTGCCCCTCCCGCTTCAAGCTCGGCCTGCAATTCGCGCAGTGGATCCTGCCCAGCGCAAACAATGACGGTATCCACCGGCAGCACCTGTGGCTCGCCCTCGGCGACGCGGACATGCAGCCCCTCGTCGTCCACTTTGAGGTAGTCCACCGCGCTGATCATCTGCACGTGCTTATTTTTCAGGCCGGTACGGTGAATCCAGCCGGTGGTCTTGCCTAGTCCATTGCCGACCTTGGACTTCTTGCGCTGCAGCAGATAAACCTGACGTGCCGGTGCGTGCGGTGCCGGCTGAATGCCGGCGATACCGCCGCGGACTTCAAGCCCGAGATCGATGCCCCACTCCTTCCAGAACGCTTCCCGGTCCAGGCTGGTCGACTGGCCTTGATGGGTGATGAACTCGGAGACATCGAAACCGATACCGCCGGCGCCGATCACCGCAACGCGCTGCCCGACAGGTTTGCGTTGCAGGATCGCATCAAGGTAGCCAATCACCATTGGATGCTCGATGCCAGGGATCTCAGGTGTGCGCGGCGCGATGCCGGTAGCAAGAATAATCTCGTCATAACCGCCTGCCAGCAGATCCACAGCGCTGACACGCGTATTCAAGCGGACATCAACGCCCGTACTTCGGAGCTTGGTGTCGAAGTAGCGCAGCGTCTCGTAGAACTCCTCCTTGCCAGGCACACGTTTGGCGACGTTGAATTGCCCTCCGATCTCGCTGCCTGCGTCGAACAACGTCACCTGATGACCGCGCTCCGCCGCCACTGTGGCGGCTGACAGCCCGGCAGGCCCGGCGCCCACTACGGCAATCTTCTTCACCGCAGCGGTCGGAATGTAGTTCAGTTCGGTCTCGTAGCAGGCACGCGGATTGACCAGGCAGGTGGTCAACTTGCCGCTGAACGTATGATCCAGGCAGGCCTGATTACAGCCGATACAGGTATTGATGGTGTCGCTGCGATCAGCCGCCGCCTTGTTGACGAAATCCGGATCGGCGAGGAACGGACGCGCCATCGACACCATGTCGGCATCGCCCTCGGCCAGGACCTGCTCAGCGACTTCCGGCGTATTGATGCGGTTAGTCGTCACCAGCGGAATGCTGACCTCGCCACGCAGTTTGGCAGTCACCTTGGTGAACGCAGCACGCGGTACCTTGGTTGCGATAGTAGGAATGCGCGCCTCGTGCCAGCCGATGCCAGTATTGATGATCGTTGCGCCGGCTTGCTCAATCGCTTTAGCGAGCACCACCACTTCGTCCCAGGCACTGCCGCTTTCGATCAAGTCGAGCATGGACAGCCTGTAGATGATGATGAAATCAGGCCCAACGGTTTCTCTGACGCGGCGTACGATTTCAACCGGTAGGCGCATACGGTTTTCATAACTGCCGCCCCAACGATCGCTGCGGTGGTTGGTGTGCGCAACTAGAAACTGGTTAATGAAGTAGCCTTCGGACCCCATGATCTCGACGCCGTCGTAACCGGCCTGCTTTGCCAGGCTCGCGCAGTTAACGAAGTCCCGGATCTGCTTTTCGATGCCCTCTTCATCCAGCTCGCGTGGCGTGAACGGATTGATCGGGGCCTGAATTGCGCTCGGCGCAACGAGCTGCGGGCTGTAGGCATACCGGCCGGCATGAAGGATCTGCATGCAGATCTTGCCACCCGCCTCGTGAACGGCTTGGGTGACGACCTTATGTTCTTCTGCTTCCTCGATGGTCGACAGCTTGGCCGCACCCGCGCGGACCGAACCTTCTTCGTTGGGGCCAACACCACCGGTGACGATCAAGCCAACACCACCGCGGGCACGCTCGGCAAAGAAGGCGGCCATCCGCTCGAACCCGTTGGGCATTTCCTCAAGGCCCGTGTGCATCGACCCCATCAACGTTCGGTTACGCAACGTTGTAAAGCCCAGGTCCAAAGGGGCCAGCAGGTGCGGGAAAGCAGTCATGTTCGTTCCTCGATCAGGCGGCACGAGCCGTGCCTGTAGTCAACGGTGAGATCGCCACGCCTCGTGGGGGTGGTCGCTATGCAGCGAAGATAAACAGGCGCTGCGACTCGCTCAATGATCAAAATTCACAACTGCCTGACCCTATCGCGCAATACCGCTTGGCAATAAGCACTCAGGTGCCTAATCTCCCCCCATATTCACCGGCAACCTTCCATGCGCACCTACAGCAAAATACTTGGCCTGACTGCTCTCGCGCTTGCCGCGCTCATCATCTATCTCGACTGGACGCATGACCGGCGCAGCGGCCCGCTGTTGTCCGATCTGCGAACCCTGCCCATCAATAGCCAGGGGATTCCCGGCCACGCTGGCAATCTGCTCGGTATCGAAACTCGACTCATGCCGGCTGATTATCAGAGCCCGGAGCGGCTGCAGCTGAAACTTCGAACCTACCTCGACCAGGCACGGGACGCTGGGTTGCTCAATGCCCGCACCGTCGTTGTGCTACCCGAACACATCGGCACCGGGCTATTCGCGTTGGGTGAGAAGCCGGAGGTGCAGCAGGCAAGAACACTGCGTGACGCTATGCAATGGATGGCGCTCAGTAACCCCTGGGACTATCTGCGCGCGCTGTTGGGCAACGAGGGTGATGATCGCCGTACCGAGGCGGTATTGAAAATCAAGGCGCAGCAAATGGCAGATGACTATCAACAGATCTTCGGCGGCCTGGCGAAAGAATACGGCGTCACGTTGGTAGCCGGTTCCATCGTGCTGCCCGAACCACGCCTTGAGAGCGGCCAGCTGCACATCGGTCATGGCCCGCTTCAGCAGGTCAGCCTGAGTTTCGCAGCTGACGGGCAACCCCTGGAGCCGTTGCAGTACAAGCAAGCGCTAACCCGTTACGAGCGACGCTATAGCCAGGCGTCCGACGTCACAGTGGCCACGCTGACGACCCCGGCCGGTCGCCTGGCGGTGCTGATCGGCTGCGACGGCTACCGCGGTTCACTCCCATCCGACGCCGAACTGCTCGCCATCCCGGGCGCACGCGAGGACGTATCTGCCACCTGTGCTATCACCTCACCACAGGACATGGCACTACCACGCATGGAGGTGCGTACCCTGGGGTTGCCATGGAACCTGGTGGGCTCGCCTCATCGGCCGGCACGAACACCTCACAGCGAACCGGTGCAGTTGAACAACCTCTGGTTACCGGAACGGCCATGAATCATCAGCGGGTGCGGCTCGGCGACCTCTCGGTTGGTTTCGTGCACAGTCTAAGTAGCGCGTTGCAAGAACGGCGAATCGATCCGCAGCCGTTGCTGGATGCTTACGGGTTGGATCTGGCACGTCTATCAGAACCACGCGCACGCCTGTCGATCCCGCGTTACATGCGCCTTGGGCATGCAGCCATCCAGCTCGCCGGTGATCCGGGGCTGGGGCTGGAGATGGGACGGCTGCGTAAAGCCGGCCATCTGGGTTTGGTGGGCATCACATCCATGCAGGCGCCGACCGTGCGAGAAGCGGCGCGCGCGCTGATTCGTTACGAACCGCTGTATGCGTCGAATTACCGCGGCGCGTCACTGTTCATTGAAGACGCCGACGGAGCCTGGTTGCGGTTTTATTCCATCAGTCCTTACAACGCCTACAACCGGTTCGTTGTGGATACCGTGCTGGCGAGTTGGATCGCGCAATTGAGCACGGTGGCGACTCGTCTTCTGGAGCCTGTCGCCGTTCACATCGAGTTCGAGCGGCCGGACTACGCTGCTCGCTACGAGAACCTGTTCGGGAAGCCTGTAGAGTTTTCCACGACACACAATCAACTGCGTCTGGACAAGGCCGCGCTGGCGCTACGCAATCCGGAACACTGTCCGGGCACCTGGCGCCACCTGCTCGAACTGTGCGAGTCGGAACTGGAACAACTCACCCGTACCCGCAGTTTGCGCGAGCGCGTGACGCAACTGCTGGGGCCGATGCTCAAGGGTCAGGAGCCGGACCTGCAGCAGATTGCCAGTCGGTTGCAGCTGCCACCCTGGACGTTGCGTCGTAAGCTGGAAGAAGAAGGTGCCAGCTACCGGGCCATCCTCAATGACACCCGACGAGATCTGGCGA from Pseudomonas sp. DNDY-54 encodes:
- a CDS encoding AraC family transcriptional regulator; its protein translation is MNHQRVRLGDLSVGFVHSLSSALQERRIDPQPLLDAYGLDLARLSEPRARLSIPRYMRLGHAAIQLAGDPGLGLEMGRLRKAGHLGLVGITSMQAPTVREAARALIRYEPLYASNYRGASLFIEDADGAWLRFYSISPYNAYNRFVVDTVLASWIAQLSTVATRLLEPVAVHIEFERPDYAARYENLFGKPVEFSTTHNQLRLDKAALALRNPEHCPGTWRHLLELCESELEQLTRTRSLRERVTQLLGPMLKGQEPDLQQIASRLQLPPWTLRRKLEEEGASYRAILNDTRRDLAMAYIRDTESAFGEIAWLLGFSSAEAFQRAFKRWSGLTPGEYRRAQRRAEVP
- the chrA gene encoding chromate efflux transporter, with the translated sequence MPSTPLDSHSPSSAWSIFLVFLRLGLTSFGGPVAHLGYFRDEFVGRRRWLDEARYADLVALCQFLPGPASSQVGIAVGLLRGGYAGSLAAWAGFTLPSALALTLFALGIANWGDAVPPGLLHSLKIVAVAVVAQAVWGMARNLCTDGARTTIAVLTACLVLLLPNAWAQLGAIALAGLIGRLLFRAATKPPISTIPPPAHRTVASLSLLLFFALLLVLPAIASASTNQWLALLDTFYRAGALVFGGGHVVLPLLQAEVVPNGWVTNDTFLAGYGAAQAVPGPLFTFSAFLGGSMNNGSGGVLSAAVCLVAVFIPSFLLVFGVMPFWDRLRATRDVQAALAGVNAAVVGLLLAALYDPVWTSAIFSATDFALALVALAALAVWKLPPWLVVLAGGIAGWAHTALL
- a CDS encoding 1-aminocyclopropane-1-carboxylate deaminase/D-cysteine desulfhydrase, coding for MQPVDLPWLRHADVRLAVLRLDLIDPELSGNKWFKLSHHLDAARLAGATGLLSLGGPHSNHLHALAAAASRFGLSSVGLLRGHPQRTATVDDLQRFGMQLHWLGYGGYRERHRPGFFDQWRLQYPHHYCVPEGGGGLAGALGCAPLAAHVREQLPSLGWDDYDGMWLAAGTGTTLAGLIIGETQQGAHRVYGALAGPQSHGVAQEVQRLLNEAGIAGASYQLIDASRGGFGRFDPSLARFIVETEGMTGLPLEPVYTAKAMMALRLYVDGGYFTKGTRLVFVHTGGLQGRRAAQAQLEELLR
- a CDS encoding chromosome partitioning protein ParA, which encodes MQIKPQTVEAVLFFNDGGVCKEMLYPEFEAVLDGMVNVPEFADQQMRVAYLLINTRLQIRAAVFFYLDFNDDGSADSGWNIPLRSLAERTGRGPDLGAGPIRLACRSQCPVSWYQMHLWDPQTTQSTNHFLMLRDRVKRNQLGLLVEEEMPQTVPTERLQMVAEENWYAADPAKQVATRRAEKLEQEQRLKAAQLIKQQRLRIANLEQQREADINRLRELAAQQQTKLQDEIAQLRRELQHKDQSAEELRAQLNAQAEGFQKTREEMSRQLRALEQNSRTEAEAARAQFDDELQRQVAAAVAELKEQVSIRDVELAYRNELDSDLQAEIEQLQKQRDALAEQSGERVLERLSALGVTFMAYHPGAGHLTIPLPDMARYQHNPIAYAAAKCSVSEEQYGQWVQHYQQPTCVATLTSGERCNMPLDKVEAPGRFQVGHSNCCARHRSQNRLRTGS
- a CDS encoding nuclear transport factor 2 family protein yields the protein MNVSPPLQPSAAATLQRWHRMIEARDLSGLPELLHPQAVFRSPMAFKPYESAAAVNLILTTVMTVFEDFAYHRELASADGLNAVLEFSARVGERHLKGIDMIRFDEAGLITDFEVMVRPLSGLQALGEEMGLRLGPQLAALKR
- a CDS encoding cyclic nucleotide-binding domain-containing protein: MNKPLLPDQLRSLTPLNALSPRRLQTLRQQLVPRQLHAGDLLFDPESAERLSYFLLTGALRMQSADGVQRRIAAGSPEGSHAFSASNRLNEVRALEASSVLAIDSSQLDRLLSWHQAHADLLLELVTAGELSDWLEELLENPLFTKVPPENVRSMLAKLQAIELPAGHVLLHEGDAGDCCYFLKSGRAEVMIDHGNVGQVVAELGVGACFGEEALLTDRPRNATVTLLEDACVLRLKRDDFIALLKAPVVRDLDLAQASELIAQGSQWLDVRLLEEYQRGHALQALNMPLHLLRLKARLLKQDRIYLCYCDSGKRSASAVFLLTQLGFTAYTLRGGLDALTAEQYAALLCEQGSGYLARSGGRIERSD
- a CDS encoding DUF1853 family protein, encoding MSLPCLAELMPRLMHPQVRDLAWALLSPPLLSITPSPQRHPLAASRWASSPGELADWLLLHDAQPSVLQTWLAQHSIRRLGLYYERLWQFALGQAPDVDLLVANLPIRHGGHTLGELDLVIHDADGVHHLELAVKFYLGLESGDRRKHDHWLGPGSHDRLDIKLQRLCDHQLQLSSSSHAKALLAELTCREINSALWLGGYLFQPWSTGCEAPAGANPLHLGGRWMRQRDWAGASATRSAARWQPLPRQSWLAPAMLDDDHTWPAEDVEQWLEDGGKHARLMARVERAPQGGWVERERLFVVPDQWPE
- a CDS encoding NADPH-dependent 2,4-dienoyl-CoA reductase codes for the protein MTAFPHLLAPLDLGFTTLRNRTLMGSMHTGLEEMPNGFERMAAFFAERARGGVGLIVTGGVGPNEEGSVRAGAAKLSTIEEAEEHKVVTQAVHEAGGKICMQILHAGRYAYSPQLVAPSAIQAPINPFTPRELDEEGIEKQIRDFVNCASLAKQAGYDGVEIMGSEGYFINQFLVAHTNHRSDRWGGSYENRMRLPVEIVRRVRETVGPDFIIIYRLSMLDLIESGSAWDEVVVLAKAIEQAGATIINTGIGWHEARIPTIATKVPRAAFTKVTAKLRGEVSIPLVTTNRINTPEVAEQVLAEGDADMVSMARPFLADPDFVNKAAADRSDTINTCIGCNQACLDHTFSGKLTTCLVNPRACYETELNYIPTAAVKKIAVVGAGPAGLSAATVAAERGHQVTLFDAGSEIGGQFNVAKRVPGKEEFYETLRYFDTKLRSTGVDVRLNTRVSAVDLLAGGYDEIILATGIAPRTPEIPGIEHPMVIGYLDAILQRKPVGQRVAVIGAGGIGFDVSEFITHQGQSTSLDREAFWKEWGIDLGLEVRGGIAGIQPAPHAPARQVYLLQRKKSKVGNGLGKTTGWIHRTGLKNKHVQMISAVDYLKVDDEGLHVRVAEGEPQVLPVDTVIVCAGQDPLRELQAELEAGGARVHLIGGADVAAELDAKRAINQGSRLAAEI
- a CDS encoding carbon-nitrogen hydrolase, with the protein product MRTYSKILGLTALALAALIIYLDWTHDRRSGPLLSDLRTLPINSQGIPGHAGNLLGIETRLMPADYQSPERLQLKLRTYLDQARDAGLLNARTVVVLPEHIGTGLFALGEKPEVQQARTLRDAMQWMALSNPWDYLRALLGNEGDDRRTEAVLKIKAQQMADDYQQIFGGLAKEYGVTLVAGSIVLPEPRLESGQLHIGHGPLQQVSLSFAADGQPLEPLQYKQALTRYERRYSQASDVTVATLTTPAGRLAVLIGCDGYRGSLPSDAELLAIPGAREDVSATCAITSPQDMALPRMEVRTLGLPWNLVGSPHRPARTPHSEPVQLNNLWLPERP